In the genome of Candidatus Ornithobacterium hominis, the window AAATTGATAGTCTCATTATTTTTTTAAAGGCTTAAAAAATAATTTTGGCTCAAAACTTGAGACTCCTTATAGTAAATTTTATAAGGCTTAATAAATTTTTAAATTAGCTTTTATAATAATAAATAATTAAAATAATATAGAATATTAATTTTTTGAAAAAAAATTTAAACTTATGGCATTAGAAATTAAAGATTCAAACATTGAAGAAACATTACAATCAGATCAGCCTGTAATGCTTGATTTTTGGGCAGCTTGGTGCGGACCTTGCCGTATGGTAGGGCCTATCGTAGACGAAATCAGCCAAGAATATGACGGAAAAGCCGTAGTAGGAAAAGTGGATGTAGATAATAACCCAGATACGGCTGCTAAATATGGTATCCGAAATATCCCAACCATTCTTTTCTTCAAAAATGGCGAAATTGTAGACAAAGTGGTAGGCGTGGTACCGAAAGAGCAATTGACTGAAAAGTTAGAGAAATTGATGTAAAATAAAATTTAGTTTAACTGAAAATAAGCGCTATAAGCTTGGCTTGTGGTGCTTATTTTTTTAATGATCTATTAAATTTTATTTCTTGGTGACTATCAATTGCTTTAAACTTAAGCCACCAATAGTTTTGCTGTGAAATTAATAGGTAGTATCACATAAATACCCTATTTTTGCTAAATATTGATAATTAAAAAATGCATTTTTCAAAGCAATTCATTCTTTATTTAGGCTTATTTTTTTTATTCATTTCTTGTAATTCAAAAACACAACGGCAAGAGAATTTTGGGGAAATTTCTGCCACAGACAGTAGAAATAAAGTCATTCATCTAGAGCAAGAAGCTCAGCGTGTAGTAGCTCTTTTTGAACCTGCGGTAGATCATATCTATATGCTCCAAGCAAGTAATGTTTTGGTAGGTATTCCCGAGCAAGTTTACTTAAATGCCTCTGGGTATGAGTTTCTTTCAGGCTTAGATGATAAAATTAAAAACAAAGAAATCGCTACACCATCTTTCAGTGGAAGAGCCATCAGCGCTGAATCTGTATTGCAACTGAATCCTGATTTAGTGATTTTATATGAAGCTGATTCTGAAACCATTAATCAGCTAGAAGGTTTGGGATTGAATGTATATACTGTTTCCAG includes:
- the trxA gene encoding thioredoxin; the encoded protein is MALEIKDSNIEETLQSDQPVMLDFWAAWCGPCRMVGPIVDEISQEYDGKAVVGKVDVDNNPDTAAKYGIRNIPTILFFKNGEIVDKVVGVVPKEQLTEKLEKLM